GACGCCCGCGTCGGTGAGCTGGACGGCGTCGTCGCCGGCCACCTGCATCGAGACGGACAGCGCCACCTCCACGGGCTGCGCGCGGACCAGCAGCGTGCTGGCGCCGCGCAACTCGGCGACGGTGCTCTCGGTCAGCAGCCGGCCGTGCGCGATGACGCCGACGCGGTCGCAGATCTCCTGCACCTCGGCCAGCAGGTGGCTGGACAGCAGCACCGTCTGGCCCTGTTCGGCGAGGTCGACGACGAGCTTGCGCATGTCGGCCATGCCGGCGGGGTCGAGGCCGTTGGTCGGCTCGTCCAGGACCAGCAGGTCCGGCTCGCCGAGCAGCGCGGACGCGACGCCGAGGCGCTGCTTCATGCCCAGCGAGTACGACTTGAACGCGTCGCCGCCGCGCTCGGCGAGGTCGACGCGGTGCAGCGCGTCGTCGACCGCCTGGTCGGAGACGCCCTGGTAGCGGGCCATCACGCGCAGGTTGTCGCGGCCGGACAGGTAGGGGTAGAAGCCGGGACCCTCGACCAGCGCGCCGACTCGTGCCGTCGCGCCGGGCTCGCCGGGCGCGTGGCCCAGGATCGTCGCGGTCCCGCTGGTGGGACGGACCAGGCCGAGCAGCATGCGCAGCGTGGTCGTCTTGCCGGCTCCGTTCGGTCCGAGGAAGCCGTAGACCTCACCGCGGCGGACGGTGAGGCTCACGTCGTTGACGGCGAGCCGGTCGCCGTAACGCTTGGTCAGCCGTTCGGTGACCACGATGGTGTTCGTCATGGCTCCACGCTCCCGCGCAGCCGCCGTCGCCCGCGTCGTCCGCAGAGCGGCATCGGACGTACGCAGATTCGCGTAGTGCGGTTACGCCGCGTCGCCGACGCCGCGCGACCACCGCCGGTCCTAGGGTCGAGGGCATGGAACGGGTGCGGACCTGGCTGATCGACGCGGGCATCGCGCTGGCGCTGGTGGTGCTGGGCGTCGGCGGCACGCACGGCGCGTCCCAGGGACAGGCGTGGGCGCGCGACCCCGGCGTGGTCGCCTACACGCTGGTGGTCGTCGCCGCGCTGGCGTTGCTGCTGCGCCGGCCGTATCCGCGCACGACGCTGCTGATCAACGCGGCGGCACTGGTGACGTACCTGGCCGCGGACTACGCGTACGGCCCGATCATGATCACCGTCCCGGTGGTCATGTACACGCTCGGCTACCAGCTGCCGCTGCGCTCGGCGGTGCGCTGGGGCGGCGGCTACTACGCGGTGTTCTTCGCGGTGTCGACGGTGCGCCTGCTCGACGACTCCGGCACCGACGTGTGGCGGCAGGGCGCCGCGTGGGCCATCGCGTCGCTGGCGCTGTTCGGCGCGCCGCTGGCCATCGGGGCCGCGCTGAAGACCCGGCGCGAGTCGCAGGCCGACGTGCGCGCGGCGCTGGCCCGGCGCGCGGTGTCGGAGGAACGGCTGCGCATGGCGCAGGAGCTGCACGACTCCGTCGGCCACGGCCTCGCCGTCATCGCCATGCAGGCGGGCGTCGCGCTGCACGTCCTCGACCGCAACCCCGAGAAGGTGCGGGCCGCGCTGGAGGCGATCCGCGACACCAGCCGGTCGTCCCTCGACGGCCTGCGGGCCGAGCTGCAGGTGCTGCGCAGCCCGGTCACCGACGCCGCGCCGCGCAGGCCCGGCGCCGGGCTGGCCGGGGTCGGCGTCCTGCTCGACCGCATCCGGGCCGGCGGCGTCGAGGTGGTGGCCGACCTCGACGGCGCGTCCAGTGGCGACCTCCCGCCCGACGTCGACGTCGCGGCGTACCGCATCGTGCAGGAGTCGCTCACCAACGTGCTGCGGCACGCGGCCGCCACCCGAGCCGAGGTGCGCATCCGCCGGGCCGGCGGCGAGCTGCTGGTCGACGTGAGCGACAACGGGGTCGGCGGTGCACCGCCGCCGGCGCCGGGCGAGGACGACGGTTCGGGCACCGGGATCGACGGCATGCGGGCCCGCGCCGAGGCGGTCGGCGGCCGGTTGCAGGCCGGCCCGCGCACCGGTGGCGGGTTCGCCGTCCACGCGCGGCTGCCCCTGGCCGGCGCCGACCACGAACCGGACCTGTCAGGATCGACCTCATGACGGACGACGTGAGCAGTGTCATCAGAGTGGCGGTGATCGACGACCAAGCGCTGGTGCGCATGGGCCTGTCCACCCTGCTCGAGACCGAGGACGACACCGAGCTGGCCGGCGAGGCCTCCGACGGCCGGGCCGGCGTCGACCTCGTCCGGCGCACCAAGCCCGACGTCGTGCTGATGGACATCCGCATGCCGGTGCTCGACGGTCTCGCGGCGCTGCGCGAGATCACCGCCGACGCCGCGCTGGCCGACG
This Jiangella alba DNA region includes the following protein-coding sequences:
- a CDS encoding ATP-binding cassette domain-containing protein, which produces MTNTIVVTERLTKRYGDRLAVNDVSLTVRRGEVYGFLGPNGAGKTTTLRMLLGLVRPTSGTATILGHAPGEPGATARVGALVEGPGFYPYLSGRDNLRVMARYQGVSDQAVDDALHRVDLAERGGDAFKSYSLGMKQRLGVASALLGEPDLLVLDEPTNGLDPAGMADMRKLVVDLAEQGQTVLLSSHLLAEVQEICDRVGVIAHGRLLTESTVAELRGASTLLVRAQPVEVALSVSMQVAGDDAVQLTDAGVRLELSDERAPELARALVAAGADIHEIRTAERSLEDVFFEMTTDEEENR
- a CDS encoding sensor histidine kinase, which encodes MERVRTWLIDAGIALALVVLGVGGTHGASQGQAWARDPGVVAYTLVVVAALALLLRRPYPRTTLLINAAALVTYLAADYAYGPIMITVPVVMYTLGYQLPLRSAVRWGGGYYAVFFAVSTVRLLDDSGTDVWRQGAAWAIASLALFGAPLAIGAALKTRRESQADVRAALARRAVSEERLRMAQELHDSVGHGLAVIAMQAGVALHVLDRNPEKVRAALEAIRDTSRSSLDGLRAELQVLRSPVTDAAPRRPGAGLAGVGVLLDRIRAGGVEVVADLDGASSGDLPPDVDVAAYRIVQESLTNVLRHAAATRAEVRIRRAGGELLVDVSDNGVGGAPPPAPGEDDGSGTGIDGMRARAEAVGGRLQAGPRTGGGFAVHARLPLAGADHEPDLSGSTS